In Coleofasciculus sp. FACHB-T130, the sequence AGTTAAAAGAAGCTTTTGAGGACTTGCAGCAAGTTTACAACCAAACCCCAGAGTGGCTCGTTAAGTTCAGCATTGTTGCTGCTTTGGGAGAAATGGGCGACAGCAGAGGATTTGAACTACTAGAAGAAGCCCTCACCTCTGGGAACGAATTAGTCCAAACTGCTGCTATCTCTTCACTGGGAGAACTGGGAGATCCGCGTGCAGTTCCCCTCATTGTTCCGTACTCCACCCATTTGGATTGGCAGATTCGCTACCGGGTCGTACAAGCACTCAAGCGTCTAGGTGGAGCAGAAGCACGCTCAACATTAGAAGCTTTAGCGAATGATGAAGTCGAGCAAGTAGCCCAGGAAGCACAAAATTGTTTAAAATCCGCTTAAATAACTGGTTAAAGTATCTCTAAAATTACCATAGTCTGATACAATCCGTTTTTTTGGCTGGAAATTAAACGGGCAAAGCAT encodes:
- the nblB gene encoding phycobilisome degradation protein NblB, translating into MSITPESVKELLGSENFGDRIRGINQLRQLERAIAFELVQPAVTDSNTRVRYAAVSQMDTLGQEDLQTSLSVLRDRLFNDSEADVQAAAADALGALQLKEAFEDLQQVYNQTPEWLVKFSIVAALGEMGDSRGFELLEEALTSGNELVQTAAISSLGELGDPRAVPLIVPYSTHLDWQIRYRVVQALKRLGGAEARSTLEALANDEVEQVAQEAQNCLKSA